The Armatimonadota bacterium genome includes the window CGAAGTAGGCCCCGCGCAACCGCAGCGTGGGCGTGCCCACGACGTAGGCCACCAGGGCGGCCAGCACCCCGGCGGCGGCGAGCGCCGGCAGGAAGGGCCAGTGCGCCCGCGTGAGGAGCACGGCCACGGTGAACCCCCCGAGCCCGTAGTGCACCACCGGGCCGAGGTCGACCGGCCCCGCGTACCCCGCCAGCAGGTTCCACGCTGAGGCCAGCGCCCCCCACATGAAGATCACGGCCAGCAGCCGCACCAGGTAGGGGCCGGCCACCAGCGGGAGCAGGGCCAGCCCCGCCACCAGCGCCGCCGGCAGCCCCAGCCGCCTCACTCGACCCGGCCCCGCCCGGTGATGCCCGCGGGGCGCAGCGAGAGCGTCACGTAGAGCAGCAGGAAGGCCACCATGAGCGAGAGCCCCGCCTCCAGGTAGGTCTCGGTGAAGGCCTGGGCCAGGCCGATGGCCAGCCCGCCGTAGAGGACCCCGGGGATGTAGCCCATCCCGCCCAGCACCACCACGGCGAAGGCGAAGAGGGTGTAGGTGAGCCCCATGTAGGGGTGGATGTTGGTGAAGTAGGCGACCAGCGAGCCGGCCGCGCCGGTCACCCCGACCCCGAGGGCCACCGTGAGGGCGAAGACGCGCCGGGTGTCGATGCCCGCCAGCTGCGCCATCTCCCAGTCCTGGGCCGTGGCGCGCATGGCCCGGCCCAGCGGGGTACGTGCCAGCAGCGCGGAGAGCCCCGCCACCATGAGCAGCCCGAGCCCACCGGCGACCAGGCGGGTGTAGGGGAGGACCACCTCTCCCAGGTGAAGGCTGCGGTCCAGGTAGGGGACGCTGAGGACGCGGTAGTCCGCCGACCACAGCCGCAGCGCCGCGTTCACCAGCACCAGCGAGAGACCGAAGGTGGCCAGCAGCGAGACGAGGAGCGGCGCCCCCACCGAGCGGTTCAGGACGAACCGCTGCAGCCCGTACCCGAAGGCGAACAGGAGCAGGAAGGCGACGGGCAGGGAGAGGAGGGGGTCCACGCCGTGGCTGCGGGCCAGCCAGTAGGTGGTGAAGGCGCCGAGCATCATCAGCTCGCCATGCGCGGCGTTCACGATCCCCGTGACCCCGAAGATCAGCGAGAGCCCCACGCCCGCGGCGGCGTAGACGCCGCCCAGCAGCACCCCGTTGGCCACCGCCTGGAGGAAGACCATCACGGCGGGGCGCCCGCTCCTGCCTCGCGGCGCGGCCTGTCGCCGGCCAGCGCCCCCGGCCCCGGCCTAGCGGCGGTCCCAGGGGGGCATGGGGTAGCGCAGCGGCTTCGCCCCCTGCAGCTTGGGCCAGACCAGGACCCCGCGGCCGTCCTGGATCTGCACGGCCAGCGGCGGCTTCAGCACGATGGCCCCGTCGGGCCCGAACTTCACCCGCCCGTACAGCGACTGGAAGTCCAGCCGGTGCATCTCCTCGGCCAGGCGCTCGCGGTCCTCCGCCGACAGCGGCGGCACCAGGTTGAGGTTCTGCACGGCGACCTGCTGGGCCACCGCGCAGGCCGTGGCCGCCACCTGGGTGTAGTCCGGCTCCTTCCGGTACTTCAGGCGGAAGCGCTCGTACCAGGTGCGGGAGGTGCCGAAGACCGGGTCGCGGTAGTAGAGCGAGGGTACCCACTCGGAGGCCCCCACGGCGTACTCGGCGTCCCGCCCCAGCTCCTTCACGAAGTCGGGGACGGTGGGTCCGAAGCTGAAGCCCACGCCCTTGGGGGCGTAGCCGACCTCCTTGGCCGCCTTCATCACCCGCAGGGAGTGGGCCAGCAGGCTGCCCACCAGGAGGACCTCCGGGTTGCGGCGCTTGACCTTCTGCAGGAGCGAGGTGTAGTCGGCGAGCGCCAGCGGGAAGATCTCGAAGTGGACGACGCGCACGCCGTGGTCCTGGAGCACCTTCCGGAAGCCCTCCGCGGAAAGCTTGGCGAAGAGGTGCTCGGCCCCGATGATGGCCGCGGTCTGGGGCTTGGGCCGGGCGTTCACGAAGACCTCGGCGACGGCGCGCACCTCCTCGAAGGTCTTGTTGAGCGTGGCGAACGTAAACTTGAAGCCGCGCTCGAAGATGGGGTTGGCGCTGGCCGCGCCTGAGCAGTACGGGTACTTGTACTTCTCCGCCACGGCGGTGGAGGCGAAGACGACGTTGCTGCCAAACCCCCCGAGCAGCAGGTCGACCCGGTCGACGGTGGCCAGGCGCTCGACCAGCTGGGCGCTCTTGGCCTCGCTGGACTCGTCGTCGTAGACGATCAGGCGCACCGGGTACCGTCCGCCGCGGGACTCGATGCCGCCCCGCTCGTTCACCGCCTCGGCCCACAGCTCGTAGGCCTCCTTGAGCAGCGTGCCATCCCGGCCGAAGATGCCGCTCAGGGCCACCGCCACGCCGATCCGGAACTCCCGCGCCTGAGCGGCCGTGGGGCGCACCGCGACCAGCGGCAGGACGAGCCCCACCGCCAGGGCCAGCGCTGCCAGCCGTCTCGCCAACGTGGTCCTCACGCGCATCTTCCTCCCCTCCCCTGCCACATCGTGGCCGGCTGTGCCGACCGCCGCTCCGCCGGCTAGGGCGCGTCCACCTCCACCCGCACCGGCGTGGAGCGCCCGCCGTTGCACGGGCCGATCTCCAGCGGGCAGACGGAGAGCGCCACCACGAGCGGCATCTCCGCCCGGAACTCGACGTAGTCCCCCGGCCGGCTGGCCGGCAGGCCGATCACCCACCGCCGGTTAGCGCAGTCGTGCTCGTACCGCATGTTGATGTCGAAGGTGTCGGGGATGTCCTCCGGCAGCAGGCCGTAGGGCGCCACCACCCGGCTGATGATCTCGTGGCAGCCGTCCTGGGGACCCACGCCCAGCTGGACCTCGTAGAGGAAGCGGTTGCACATCCGGTTGTGGCAGTCGTGCACGCCCTTCTCGGGCGCCGTCTCCTTGAGGATCGTCATCATGGGCCGGCAGAGCGTCGAGCGCAGGACGTCGCCCTCGGTGAGCCGGTCGCGGGGGATGTACTCGCCGACGCGGGCGGGGACGTACCGCGTGCGCGAGTAGGAGGTGGAGAGCTTCTCCCGCAGGTTGTCGCGGTTGAAGAGGGCCATGTCCACCACCTGCTGGCCCTCCAGGTCCACCACACGCAGGATCTGACCCGCCTCGAGCTCCAGGGCCAGCCCGTGCTTGCCCGGCACCACCTGCTCGAAGACCCGCCTCACCGCCGTCCCCGCACGTCCATCAGGGCCTTGCGCTGCCCGCCGTCGAGGGTGATGAGCGCCCCGTTCATGAAGCTGGCCCGGGGCGAGGCCACGAAGACCGCCACGTCGGCCACCTCCTCCGGGGTGCAGATGCGCCCGAGCGGGATCGACGCGGTGGCCAGCCGGGAGGCCTCCTCCGTGGAGAGCCCCATGTCCCGCGCGTAGGCGGCCACGAGGCCGTCCCACCGGTCGGTGGCCACCGGTCCCGGGTTGATGGCGTTCACCAGGATGCCGTGGGGGCCGTACTGCTCGGCCAGGGCCAGGGTCACCGCCAGGTCGGCCGCGTTGGCGGCACTGGGCGTCAGCTCCCAGAACGCCGGCTTGATCCCGTCGTTGCCGACGATGTTCACGATGCGCCCCCCGCCGGCGCGCAGCATGTGGGGGATGACCGCCTTCATGAAGCGGATGTAGCCCAGGAACTTCGTCTGCAGGGCCAGGGCCCAGTGCTCCTCGGTCAGGTCCAGGAGCAGGCCGCCCGGGGCAGCTCCGGCGTTGTTCACCAGGATGTCCAGGCGGCCGAAGTGGGCGGCCGCCTGGTCGGCGATGCGCGGCGGGTCCTCGGGCCGCATGACGTCGCCCGGGAAGGGGACGACCTCGGCGCTGGTGGCCTGGCGGATCTCGCCAGCGACGCGCTCGAGCCGCTCCGCGTCGCGGGCGACGATCCCCACCCGCGCACCCTCCCTGGCCAGGGCCACGGCCACCGCCCGGCCGATGCCCTTGCTGCCGCCGGTGACCAGCGCCACCTTGCCGCCCAGCCCCAGGTCCATGGGCGCCTCCCCTACGAGCCTAGTTTCAATTACATTGAAGTTCAATTAAACGAAGCTAGAGCGGCCTCCTGCCGGCGGGGCCTCCCGGCGCGGGCAGGCTGTCGTCGTCAGAAACCTTACGGACGCTCACCCGGGCGACGGGCACCCACGGCCCGGCCACGTCCGCCGGCGATCAGCTCGGTGTACAGCTCCGGCCGGCGGTCGCCGATGAGGTCCATCTCCGCCGTGGCTCGCGGGGCGGGGCCGCGCACCTCCGCGGTCAGGACCTCCTCCCGGTCCGGCGCGGCCGGGCCCGCCCGGACCATTCCGTGCGGGTCGACGATCAGGCTGCACCCCAGCGTGCGCACCCCGCCGTCCTGCCCCGCGCGGTCGGCGCAGGCCACCCAGAGCCGGCTGCCGTAGGCGTATCCCGCCGCCAGGTAGGCGGCCCCGCACCACCCGCGCGCGTCCCACGGCTGGGGCTTGCCGCGGTCGGTCCAGGTGGTCGGGACGGCCAGCACCTCCGCGCCCCGCAGGACGAGGAGGCGCACCGCCTCCGCGAAGCGCAGGTCGTAGCAGATCAGGGGGGCGAGCCGGCCCACGGGCGTCTCCCACACCTCGAAGCGGTCGCCCGGCGTGAAGACCTCACGCTCGAAGTGGTAGAGGTGCACCTTCCGGTAGACACCCCGGAGGCCCCGGGGACCGACCAGGACGGCGCTGTTGCGGAGGTCCCGGCCGTCGCGTTCGGGCAGGCCTCCCAGCACCCACATCCCCGTCTCCCGGGCCACCGCGTGCCAGGCCCGGACCGTGGGGCCGTCGAGGGGTTCTGCGGAGGGTGCCACCTCCTCGCGGGTGCGGAAGTCGTAGCTGACCGTGCACAGCTCCGGCAGGACAGCCAGCCGGGTGCGCTCCGCCGCGGCCTGGCGCAGCAGCCGGACGGTGCGTTCCCGCATCGTCGCCGCGTCCGCCCACGGCGCCGCCAGCTGGACGACCGCCAGGCGGCTCACGACGACAGGGCGCCCGTCACGCCGCCCACGGGGGCGGGCCGAGCGGCTGGGTCAGCTCCACGAGCACGCCCCCGGCGGGGTCGCGCAGGAACGCGATCAGCGTGTTGCCGGCGCCCCGGCGCGGCGCCTCGTCGGCCAGGGCCACGCCGCGGGCCCGCAGCGCTGCCAGCGCCGCGGCCAGGTCGTCCACGGCCAGGGCGACGTGCTGGACCCCCTCGCCATGCGTGCGCAGCCACTCGGCGTTCCACCCCTGGTCGGTGAGCGGCTCGATGAGCTCGATGAGCGTCTCCCCGACCGGGATGAAGGCGATCCGGAGCTCGCCCGGCCCGTACTCCTCCCAGGCGCGCACCCGCAGCCCCAGCGCGGCCAGCCGGGCGGCGGTGGCGCGCGCGTCCCGGACGAGGACGCCCACGTGGTGCACTCCCCGGACGGCCAGCGGCGGAGCGTCGCTCACGGCGGGGAGGCGGGCCGGCGCGCGCCCCCAACGCGCACGGTCACGGCACGAGGGCGGCCACGCGGGCCGGCCCGCCGTTGCCGCCCACCACGGGCACCGGCATCGCCAGCAGCGTGAACTCCCGGACGGGGATGGCGTGCAGGTTGATCAGGTTCTCGATCAGGCAGACGTTGGCGCCCAGCGTGATCAGGTGCACCGGGTAGCGCGGCTGCCCCGGCGGTTTGGGCGGCCCGCCGTCCACGGCGAAGTCCACCGCCAGCGCCCGCACCCCGCACTCCACCAGCCACTCCGCCGCGTCGGTGGCCAGGTAGGGGTTGTCGCGGTAGAAGCGCGGGTCGCGCCAGTGCTCCTCGGCCCACCCGCTCCAGAGCACCGCCCGGCGGTCGCGCAGCTGCGCGGGGTCGCCCACCGCCTGGCGCAGCGCCTCCACCGTGAAGGGCTGGCCCGGCCGGGCGTGCATGCGCAGGTCCACCAGGACCGCCGGCCCGCACAGCCACTCCAGCGGCACCCGGTCGATGGTCAGCCCGCCCGGGATGAAGTGGTAGGGGGCGTCGATGTGCGTCCCGGTGTGGATGCTGAAGGTGGCGAACCCGGTGGAGAGGCCGTGCAGCTCGTGGTGGTGGATGGGGACGTAGTAGATGTGCGGGTGGCCGGGGACCGGCTCC containing:
- a CDS encoding urea carboxylase-associated family protein; amino-acid sequence: MRRVFEQVVPGKHGLALELEAGQILRVVDLEGQQVVDMALFNRDNLREKLSTSYSRTRYVPARVGEYIPRDRLTEGDVLRSTLCRPMMTILKETAPEKGVHDCHNRMCNRFLYEVQLGVGPQDGCHEIISRVVAPYGLLPEDIPDTFDINMRYEHDCANRRWVIGLPASRPGDYVEFRAEMPLVVALSVCPLEIGPCNGGRSTPVRVEVDAP
- a CDS encoding SDR family oxidoreductase — its product is MDLGLGGKVALVTGGSKGIGRAVAVALAREGARVGIVARDAERLERVAGEIRQATSAEVVPFPGDVMRPEDPPRIADQAAAHFGRLDILVNNAGAAPGGLLLDLTEEHWALALQTKFLGYIRFMKAVIPHMLRAGGGRIVNIVGNDGIKPAFWELTPSAANAADLAVTLALAEQYGPHGILVNAINPGPVATDRWDGLVAAYARDMGLSTEEASRLATASIPLGRICTPEEVADVAVFVASPRASFMNGALITLDGGQRKALMDVRGRR
- a CDS encoding branched-chain amino acid ABC transporter permease encodes the protein MVFLQAVANGVLLGGVYAAAGVGLSLIFGVTGIVNAAHGELMMLGAFTTYWLARSHGVDPLLSLPVAFLLLFAFGYGLQRFVLNRSVGAPLLVSLLATFGLSLVLVNAALRLWSADYRVLSVPYLDRSLHLGEVVLPYTRLVAGGLGLLMVAGLSALLARTPLGRAMRATAQDWEMAQLAGIDTRRVFALTVALGVGVTGAAGSLVAYFTNIHPYMGLTYTLFAFAVVVLGGMGYIPGVLYGGLAIGLAQAFTETYLEAGLSLMVAFLLLYVTLSLRPAGITGRGRVE
- a CDS encoding nitrilase-related carbon-nitrogen hydrolase codes for the protein MSRLAVVQLAAPWADAATMRERTVRLLRQAAAERTRLAVLPELCTVSYDFRTREEVAPSAEPLDGPTVRAWHAVARETGMWVLGGLPERDGRDLRNSAVLVGPRGLRGVYRKVHLYHFEREVFTPGDRFEVWETPVGRLAPLICYDLRFAEAVRLLVLRGAEVLAVPTTWTDRGKPQPWDARGWCGAAYLAAGYAYGSRLWVACADRAGQDGGVRTLGCSLIVDPHGMVRAGPAAPDREEVLTAEVRGPAPRATAEMDLIGDRRPELYTELIAGGRGRAVGARRPGERP
- a CDS encoding amino acid ABC transporter substrate-binding protein gives rise to the protein MRTTLARRLAALALAVGLVLPLVAVRPTAAQAREFRIGVAVALSGIFGRDGTLLKEAYELWAEAVNERGGIESRGGRYPVRLIVYDDESSEAKSAQLVERLATVDRVDLLLGGFGSNVVFASTAVAEKYKYPYCSGAASANPIFERGFKFTFATLNKTFEEVRAVAEVFVNARPKPQTAAIIGAEHLFAKLSAEGFRKVLQDHGVRVVHFEIFPLALADYTSLLQKVKRRNPEVLLVGSLLAHSLRVMKAAKEVGYAPKGVGFSFGPTVPDFVKELGRDAEYAVGASEWVPSLYYRDPVFGTSRTWYERFRLKYRKEPDYTQVAATACAVAQQVAVQNLNLVPPLSAEDRERLAEEMHRLDFQSLYGRVKFGPDGAIVLKPPLAVQIQDGRGVLVWPKLQGAKPLRYPMPPWDRR
- a CDS encoding cyclase family protein — its product is MRAARLRRPSGGGPGGGAVRMRLIDLTIPWGPGVEPVPGHPHIYYVPIHHHELHGLSTGFATFSIHTGTHIDAPYHFIPGGLTIDRVPLEWLCGPAVLVDLRMHARPGQPFTVEALRQAVGDPAQLRDRRAVLWSGWAEEHWRDPRFYRDNPYLATDAAEWLVECGVRALAVDFAVDGGPPKPPGQPRYPVHLITLGANVCLIENLINLHAIPVREFTLLAMPVPVVGGNGGPARVAALVP
- a CDS encoding VOC family protein encodes the protein MGVLVRDARATAARLAALGLRVRAWEEYGPGELRIAFIPVGETLIELIEPLTDQGWNAEWLRTHGEGVQHVALAVDDLAAALAALRARGVALADEAPRRGAGNTLIAFLRDPAGGVLVELTQPLGPPPWAA